One window of Puntigrus tetrazona isolate hp1 chromosome 14, ASM1883169v1, whole genome shotgun sequence genomic DNA carries:
- the ndfip1 gene encoding NEDD4 family-interacting protein 1, producing the protein MSDQRSVYQQLNNVEESAEVFQQAADAPPPYSSIAASNAAFFEYKEDEVYPKPPSYNVATSLPSYDEAERSKAEATVPLVTDRDEDFIARDSFDDTDQLRVGNDGIFMLTFFMAFLFNWIGFFLSFCLTTSAAGRYGAISGFGLSLVKWVLIVRFSTYFPGYFDGQYWLWWVFLVVGFLLFFRGFVNYSRVRNMADHSMSTLPRTRVLFIY; encoded by the exons ATGTCGGATCAGAGGAGCGTGTATCAGCAG CTGAATAACGTGGAGGAGTCAGCAGAGGTGTTTCAGCAAGCCGCGGACGCTCCTCCACCGTACAGCAGCATCGCAGCAAGTAACGCag CTTTCTTTGAGTACAAAGAGGATGAGGTTTACCCCAAACCCCCGTCGTACAACGTAGCCACGTCACTGCCGTCCTACGACGAGGCTGAGAGGAGCAAAGCAGAGGCCACCGTTCCTCTAGTCACCGACAGG GACGAGGACTTCATTGCCAGAGACAGCTTTGATGATACGGATCAACTGCGTGTCGGCAACGATGGGATTTTCATGCTCACGTTTTTCA TGGCGTTCCTCTTTAACTGGATTGGCTTCTTCCTGTCCTTCTGCCTGACCACGTCTGCCGCCGGACGCTACGGGGCCATTTCTGGGTTTGGACTGTCCCTGGTCAAATGGGTCCTGATTGTCAGG TTTTCTACCTACTTCCCTGGATATTTTGATGGTCAGTACTGGCTGTGGTGGGTTTTCCTTGTTgtag GATTCCTGCTGTTCTTCCGGGGATTTGTTAACTATTCCAGAGTTCGCAACATGGCGGATCATTCCATGTCCACCCTTCCTCGAACCCGAGTCCTTTTTATCTATTAG